Genomic window (Deinococcus malanensis):
ATTTTTGCGCCCGCACCTTGGTGGCATTGAAGGAGAAGCTGACTGGTGCGTGGCAACGTGTTCGGTATGTTGACCTCCCGCAACACCTTATGGATGCAAATCTACGCCGTGATCAATAAAAGGGTAGACGGGACTGCTTCCAGCTTTGGCTGCTGCCCAAGCAGGGAAGAGGAAGGAATACTGGGCGAGGTGAGGAAAGTATACATTCTTACATTTACGCCACATTGCAGACACCCCACACAAGGCACTTCGGTACATCTGCCTCAACTTCCGAGCCGCTGAACACCAGTACCGGCGGGTCCATGACCGCCAGAGATGAGTTGCCCAGGTGCAGCGCGAGACGACTACACTTTGGGCTGGGATCCCCATCCAAGGAGCGGCGAGGCCCATTGGGCCCCGCCGCTCCAATAAGGGTGCGACTAGCGGAGTGTCACCTCGAAGCAGATGGTGCCACCACTCCCTGAGGGCAGAGTCGCATTGCCAAAGTCCAGAACAATGCTGCCATTGATCACGCTGAGGGTCACGCCAGCCGGTAGAGCGCTGCTGACAGGCCTCGAAGTGGTGCCATCCAAAGGGGCAGTCGAAGGAGAATACGTTAAGTTAATGAGGTTGGTAACTGAGGGCGACAGAACGTCGGTCAACCGGAAGGCCAAGGCAGCGCCCCCCGAGTTCACGAAGCGGATGCAGTACTGAAGCACATCACCAGGCAAGGCATCAGCCGCCGGTCCGAAGGCGCTGCTTACCGTAACATTGCGCACGAGCTTGTCGACCAGCAGTACAGGGTCTGGTACAGCCACACTCACACTGCCCGGGTCAGTCGCCGTGCCAGTATTCCCGGCGAGATCAGTGACAGAAGCACTGACGTTGTACGGTCCGTCCACCAGGGCGTCTGTATTCGGCACCGTGACGCTGTAAGTACCGCCCGCCTGCACGGTGGTGGTCAGGGTGATGGTTCGCGTACCCTGCGTGATCGTGACAGTCACCGTGCTGCCTACAGACGCATCGGTCGTCCCGGTAATCGTCGGCGTCGTGTCGTTCGTATTATCAGGCGCACTCACCGTGATTGTGGGAACCGTGGTGTTGGTAATTGTCGCAGTGCCTGAAACAGACATTCCGCTTTGAGTACTGGCTGTCAGGGCATAGGTTTCGTCCTCTTCATACATCGTGTCGGTTAGAGCCTGCACCCGCACTTTGACGGTGTTGCCGGGCAGAACAGTTCCTGCGGGCAGGAAAATGGTGTAAGTGTTAGTGGCGCTGCTCATGGGAGTCCAGGTGGCTCCGCTGTCAAGGCTGTATTCCAGGACACCGGTATCGGTCCCAATGGTGGCCGTACCGCTGCTCACTGTCAGGATCAATGTGGTCCCAACAGCCACCGAGCTGCTCAGGCTGATGTCATGGATAAGCCAGGTGCCTTCCTGCCCAGTCGGTGAGTTGACCGAGCTCACCGAAGGCACAGAAGGCGAAGTGATGGTGACGCTGCCTGGGTCAGTTGCCGTGCCAGTATTCCCGGCCGTGTCCGTCGTGCTCGCGGTCACGCTGTAAGGACCGTCCACCAGGGCGTCTGTATTCGGCACCGTNNNNNNNNNNGGGTGATGGTCCGCGTACCCTGCGTGATCGTGACAGTCACCGTGCTGCCTACAGACGCATCGGTCGTCCCGGTAATCGTCGGCGTCGTGTCGTTCGTATTATCAGGCGCACTCACCGTGATGATCGGTGCAGTCGCGTCCACGCTGCCAGGGTCAGTCGCCGTGCCAGTATTCCCGGCCGTCGTCACTGACGCGGTGGCTGTGTAGGCACCGTCCACCAGGGCGTCCGTGCTGGGCACCGTGACGCTGTAGGTGCCGCCCGCCTGCACGGTGGTGGTCAAGGTGATGGTCCGCGTACCCTGCGTGATCGTGACAGTCACCGTGCTGCCTACAGGCGCATCCGTCGTGCCAGTGATCGTCGGCGTCGTGTCATTCGTGTTATCAGGGGCACTCACCGTGATGATCGGTGCAGTCGCGTCCACGCTGCCTGGGTCAGTTGCCGTGCCAGTATTCCCGGCCGTGTCCGTCGTGCTCGCGGTCACGCTGTAAGGACCGTCCACCAGGGCGTCTGTATTCGGCACCGTGACGCTGTAGGTGCCGCCCGCCTGCACGGTGGTGGTCAAGGTGATGGTCCGCGTACCCTGCGTGATCGTGACAGTCACCGTGCTGCCTACAGACGCATCGGTCGTCCCGGTAATCGTCGGCGTCGTGTCGTTCGTATTATCAGGCGCACTCACCGTGATGATCGGTGCAGTCGCGTCCACGCTGCCAGGGTCAGTCGCCGTGCCAGTATTCCCGGCCGTCGTCACTGACGCGGTGGCTGTGTAGGCACCGTCCACCAGGGCGTCCGTTCTGGGCACCGTGACGCTGTAGGTGCCGCCCGCCTGCACGGTGGTGGTCAAGGTGATGGTCCGCGTACCCTGCGTCATCGTGACAGTCACCGTGCTACCTACAGGCGCATCCGTCGTGCCGGTAATCGTCGGCGTCGTGTCATTCGTGTTGTCCGGCGCCGTGATGGTCACGGTCGGGGAGACACCGGGGTCGTTGATGGTGCCGGTGCCGGACGCGCCCGGGCCACTGCCCACGGTGGCCGTCAGGCGGTAGGTTTCCGTACCTTCAGGAGCACCATCGCCCACGGTGGCAACCCGCACCTGAAAGGTCGTCATGTTGGCCGGAACAGCCACATTGAACATGCCGTTCGTGCCTGGCGTAATGGCCGTCCAGGTCGTGCCGCCGTTGGTGCTGTACTCCATGGTGCCGGTGTCGCTGCCGATCGTCGCGGTAACCCCCGCGAGGGTCAGGTCGACGGTCGTCGGTCCGGTGGTCGCCGCGCC
Coding sequences:
- a CDS encoding Ig-like domain-containing protein, coding for TVPNTDALVDGPYSVTASTTDTAGNTGTATDPGSVTITSPSVPSVSSVNSPTGQEGTWLIHDISLSSSVAVGTTLILTVSSGTATIGTDTGVLEYSLDSGATWTPMSSATNTYTIFLPAGTVLPGNTVKVRVQALTDTMYEEDETYALTASTQSGMSVSGTATITNTTVPTITVSAPDNTNDTTPTITGTTDASVGSTVTVTITQGTRTITLTTTVQAGGTYSVTVPNTDALVDGPYNVSASVTDLAGNTGTATDPGSVSVAVPDPVLLVDKLVRNVTVSSAFGPAADALPGDVLQYCIRFVNSGGAALAFRLTDVLSPSVTNLINLTYSPSTAPLDGTTSRPVSSALPAGVTLSVINGSIVLDFGNATLPSGSGGTICFEVTLR